Below is a window of Flavobacterium sp. N2820 DNA.
CATTAGATTCTGAAGTCGTTTTCCCTCTACCGTAAATTACGAATGATTCTTGTCCTGACTTTAGTAATTGATTATGGATCTCGTTAACAATTTTACCTGTACTACCAACTTTATAAACAACATTGATTTGAAGTATTCTCATTAAATTTATATTAATTAAATATTTTGTACTGTATGATTTAGCAAAACTATAAATCTCTGTAAATACTACTCTCTTCCCAAAAAAACTTATATGAGCTTGGTGTTTTTAAAATAAAAGAAAGTAAAATTACAATACAAATAAAATAGGCAATCCTTTTGAAAAGAATATTCTTACGATATACAACCTCAATTATTTTTGGTGCAAATACAATTAAAAATATTGAATAATATTGAACCACTCTCATGGCATTAGAGTTTACCCATGTTAAAGGCACCAATACCAATGCCATCAAAACACCATTATAATAAAGAATATAATTTGGATAAACCTTAGCCATTTTATCAACCACAAAATAAGAAAGCAAAACTACCAAAAGTAAAAATGAAGTAAAACCCAATGTACCACGACCTACTAAATCTGATAAATAAATTTCATAAACAGTATCAGTAATTAGAAATGTCACGACATATTGTTTAAAAATAAAAATAATCATGAATAATAATAAAGCTATCAGGAAATTCAATTTTATTTTTTTTAACCCTGAAAAGAAGTAAAAAGGCAAGAACACCAATACAGAGAAATGTATAAAAGATGCTAAGATTATAGGAATTACAAAATGCAATAATTTCCTTTCTTTAATATACCTAATGCTAAATAAAGCCACTGATGTTGTAATAGTCTGCTTGATCCCAGTTATTGAAAAAAAATAATAAAACAGGGCACTATAAATTAAAAATGCTAGAATTAATTCGTACAAATTAAAAGTGTTTCTTAATAAAAAATAATACAAAGACGAAAAAAAAACTATGGCGATAAAAAAAAGATAAACTCTAAAATCGTCGGAAAAAAGCTGAAATATCTTCTGAAATAAATCATAACCCTGATTACGATTTTCATAACTATTATCGGTAAAGAATGTAAAATAACGAAAAACTTCAACCCACGAACTATATTTTACCGATTGGAATGAATCAAAATACGTCAATGTATCATCTCCAACGGACATACCTCTCAAAGCTGATTCTAGAATAAGTATAACAGACACAATTAACAAATAGGTCTTCCTTATTTGTAGAGAGTTTTCATTTTTAAGAACTGAAAAAAACAACCCTAATATAATAATTGAAAAAGTAGTGAATACGTGAAAATCCATTTTTTTTAGATTAAAGTGTTTTTATAATGCATCATATATTTGACAATATTGATTAACTACTTTTGCTGGTAAATATTTGACAACATTTTTTTGTGCTTTTTCCAAAATAATTTGTCTTAAAACATCATCAGAAATTAATCTTGTAAATCCATCATTTATTGATTCTAATTTAGATGGATTCACTAAAAAAGCTCCTTCGCCAGCCACATCATCCATTGGAAAAATATTTGATGTCAAAACAACTCTCCCTATCATTTGTCCTTCTATAATAGGTAGCCCAAACCCTTCATAAATTGAAGGAAATGATACAATGTCACAATTTTCATATTCCTTTACTACCTGATTATTTGAAATGAATTCCTCATTAGAATAAATTATATCATTTTTCAACAACAAATTTAATTGTAATTTTGTTAGCTTTCCTATTATTCTTAAATGACACTTAAGCCCTTTCAGTGATTGTATTACAAGATCAAGATTTTTATTACTTCTTGTTCCAATGTGTAAAATAATTGGATTATTTTTATTGAATAATTTAGGGCTATATTTAAATTCTAAACCAATAGGATTTGGAATAATAGTAATTTTCCTCTTAGCCCAAGGAAACAATTTAATTAGTTTTCGTGCTGTAAAAGGAGAGATACATGTTATATTTTTGGCAGATATTAATGGTAAAAAATACCAAAAAAGCCAAATAAATCTTCTTTTTATACCTTTAAGATTTTCAAGTGAAACGGTATCATGAATAGTTAAAACTGTTGTAGAATAGGGTAAAAACATAGCACAATAATGAATATCTCCCGTAATATGATTTATTTCTCCTGCATTCTTTTTGCAAAATTCACGAACTTTAAAAAATGCCTTAATTAGACTGAAAAACCCTTTAACTTCACTTAAGTAGTTTGGTAAAATTACGTATTCGTATGAATATCCCTCAGGCAAATTTGTAGAAACTGTGTTAAAAACTCTTTCAATACTTACATTCTGACTTAGGGGTCGAAAGAAATATGTTATTTTTTTCATTGTCTAAATCTCTTAATCATCCTTAAAAAATCATAAACCTTTGATGTAAAAGTTGGGGATATGAAAATCCCTAAAAGTATAAAAACCCTTTTGGCTCCCAATTTTAGGCATATTTTTGGTTGTAATAAAACCGATGGTGTACAATATTTTGAGAGTTCATCACTCCAATACCCATATAAAATGAAACTGACTTGCTCTTTAGACATAAAATAATCAATTTCGGGCTTTATAGAATTATAAAATCTTTGTTTTACAGCATAATCAACC
It encodes the following:
- a CDS encoding glycosyltransferase; translated protein: MKKITYFFRPLSQNVSIERVFNTVSTNLPEGYSYEYVILPNYLSEVKGFFSLIKAFFKVREFCKKNAGEINHITGDIHYCAMFLPYSTTVLTIHDTVSLENLKGIKRRFIWLFWYFLPLISAKNITCISPFTARKLIKLFPWAKRKITIIPNPIGLEFKYSPKLFNKNNPIILHIGTRSNKNLDLVIQSLKGLKCHLRIIGKLTKLQLNLLLKNDIIYSNEEFISNNQVVKEYENCDIVSFPSIYEGFGLPIIEGQMIGRVVLTSNIFPMDDVAGEGAFLVNPSKLESINDGFTRLISDDVLRQIILEKAQKNVVKYLPAKVVNQYCQIYDAL
- a CDS encoding EpsG family protein, translating into MDFHVFTTFSIIILGLFFSVLKNENSLQIRKTYLLIVSVILILESALRGMSVGDDTLTYFDSFQSVKYSSWVEVFRYFTFFTDNSYENRNQGYDLFQKIFQLFSDDFRVYLFFIAIVFFSSLYYFLLRNTFNLYELILAFLIYSALFYYFFSITGIKQTITTSVALFSIRYIKERKLLHFVIPIILASFIHFSVLVFLPFYFFSGLKKIKLNFLIALLLFMIIFIFKQYVVTFLITDTVYEIYLSDLVGRGTLGFTSFLLLVVLLSYFVVDKMAKVYPNYILYYNGVLMALVLVPLTWVNSNAMRVVQYYSIFLIVFAPKIIEVVYRKNILFKRIAYFICIVILLSFILKTPSSYKFFWEESSIYRDL